A part of Streptomyces sp. NBC_01451 genomic DNA contains:
- a CDS encoding AraC family transcriptional regulator — MAGSGERARHWRYADLPGVDLLRARYIHKTFVRHTHENFVIAAITEGAEVFHHGGTDQYAGPGALALVNPDTPHTGRAGVPEGWRYGAVYPAPEVVAEIAAETTAIRGTPGFAAPVFDDPYSVTLVHEVLRAAEEGNALAADTLLRVAVTRLLRLNGGALPDRVVPTAGGRIAARARAVLEETMAGPPTLEKLARDLGTSPFALLRAFRDTYGLPPHAWLTDARVRRARRLLDAGTAPADAAVAVGFTDQPHLNRHFTRIVGVPPGAYQRERKNVQDPAEHLLLPSDGWQNKQLSQTYVPTTETSRTPPSSETPSESGSPSDCPVSPSG, encoded by the coding sequence ATGGCGGGTTCGGGTGAGCGGGCTCGGCACTGGCGGTACGCGGACCTGCCCGGTGTCGACCTTCTGCGTGCGCGGTACATCCACAAGACCTTTGTCCGGCACACCCACGAGAACTTCGTCATCGCCGCCATCACCGAGGGCGCGGAGGTCTTCCACCATGGAGGAACCGATCAGTACGCGGGGCCGGGGGCTCTCGCGCTGGTCAATCCCGATACGCCGCACACAGGGCGCGCGGGGGTTCCCGAGGGGTGGCGGTACGGGGCTGTCTACCCAGCGCCCGAAGTGGTGGCCGAGATCGCCGCGGAGACGACGGCGATCCGGGGGACCCCGGGCTTTGCCGCCCCCGTGTTCGACGATCCGTACTCGGTCACTCTGGTTCACGAAGTGCTGCGTGCGGCCGAGGAGGGCAACGCGTTGGCCGCCGACACGCTGCTGCGGGTCGCGGTGACCCGGCTGCTCCGGCTCAACGGCGGGGCCCTGCCGGACCGGGTCGTGCCCACGGCGGGTGGGCGGATCGCGGCACGCGCGCGTGCCGTGCTGGAGGAGACGATGGCCGGGCCGCCGACCCTGGAGAAACTCGCCAGGGACCTGGGCACCAGCCCCTTCGCGCTGCTGCGGGCCTTCCGTGACACATACGGGTTGCCGCCTCACGCGTGGCTGACGGACGCGCGGGTGCGGCGGGCCCGACGGCTGCTGGACGCGGGGACCGCACCCGCCGACGCGGCCGTCGCCGTCGGCTTCACCGATCAGCCGCACCTCAACCGGCACTTCACCCGGATCGTGGGCGTGCCCCCAGGGGCGTACCAGCGCGAGCGCAAGAACGTACAAGACCCGGCGGAGCACCTGCTCCTACCGTCGGACGGATGGCAGAACAAGCAGCTCTCGCAGACATACGTGCCGACGACGGAGACAAGCCGGACGCCGCCGTCGTCCGAGACGCCCTCGGAGTCGGGATCGCCGTCGGACTGTCCGGTTTCGCCTTCGGGGTGA
- a CDS encoding ATP-dependent helicase: MVSSAHRALDGFSPATRGWFTGAFSAPTAAQAGAWAAIGEGSDVLVVAPTGSGKTLAAFLAALDQLTSAPAPADPRKRCRVLYVSPLKALAVDVERNLRSPLTGIRQESVRLGLPEPEVKVGIRSGDTPPAERRALAIRPPDILITTPESLFLMLTSATRDALTGVETVILDEVHAVAGTKRGAHLALSLERLDELLPRPARRIGLSATVRPVDEIARYLSPQRKVEIVQPKSDKEFDLSVVVPVEDLGELGGSPVADANEGAERPSIWPHVEERIADLVQAHRSTIVFANSRRLAERLCNRLNEIAYERATGEPLAEHHAPAELMGGSGAAQGAPPVIARAHHGSVSKEQRALVEEDLKAGRLPAVVATSSLELGIDMGAVDLVVQVESPPSVASGLQRVGRAGHQVGAVSTGVVFPKYRGDLVQAAVVTERMRTGSIESLRVPANPLDVLAQQLVAMVALDTWQVDDLLATVRRAAPFASLPESAFTAVLDMLAGRYPSDAFAELRPRVVWDRVAGTVTGRPGAQRLAVTSGGTIPDRGLFGVFLAGADPKKGGGRVGELDEEMVYESRVGDVFTLGTSSWRIEDITRDRVLVSPAPGVPGRLPFWKGDQLGRPLELGRAVGAFLREVGSLPEEDARRRLLAAGLDTWAAGNVISYLAEQREACGHIPDDRTIVVEQFRDELGDWRVVVHSPFGAQVHAPWALALSARLSERYGMDAQVMHADDGIVLRLPDADLMSLDLLDQEPVRAGLEYDAERAPVGAADVAFDKGEVNQIVTDQVGGSALFAARFRECAARALLLPRRSPGKRTPLWQQRQRASQLLQVASEFGSFPIVLEAVRECLQDVFDVPGLVELMGDIESRKVRLVEVTTPEPSPFARSLLFGYVAQFLYEGDSPLAERRAAALSLDSRLLAELLGQAELRELLDAEVLAELERELQWLTEDRRAKDAESVADLLRLLGPLTDAELAGRGADPQWARELAGARRAIRVRIGGADHWAAIEDAGRLRDALGTALPVGVPEAFTEPVKDPLGDLLARHARTHGPFTSATAATRFGLGVAVTEGALHRLAASGRVVQGEFHPAGIGQEWCDAAVLRRLRRRSLAALRHELEPVPPAALAQFLPQWQHVGKGHGLRGVDGLVRAVEQLQGASVPASALEKLVLPSRVANYAPAMLDELTAAGEIVWAGAGALPGKDGWVSLYLADTAPLLLPPPHPLEPTALHQSVLDALTGGYGLFFRQIADQVRATTHPDATDPQLADTVWDLAWSGRLTNDTLAPMRSLLGSGRTAGSTAHRAKRAVPRGRYGSLTAAARPASRSGPPTVAGRWSLLPGPEPDPTVRAHALARTLLDRHGVVTRGAVSAEGVEGGFSAVYRILSAFEDSGQARRGYVVEGLGAAQFAMDGAVDRLRATANARDRGDSHPAPAFGTGTAGAHETASPADHGFTKDFDLGLDLDFGSESPHAPVAQSGHASSHGFAGSALPRAASSEAGRAVVLAAADPANAYGGALPWPEPPTGAGHKPGRKAGSLVVLVDGELTLYMERGGKTLLAWPSEPDGRTTEDPRLRAASEALSTAARAGSLGTVTVERVNGASALTSPFGTLLEGAGFIATPRGLRLRA; the protein is encoded by the coding sequence ATGGTCAGCTCCGCACACCGAGCCCTCGACGGCTTCTCCCCCGCGACCCGCGGCTGGTTCACGGGGGCCTTCTCCGCGCCCACCGCGGCCCAGGCAGGCGCGTGGGCGGCCATCGGCGAGGGCTCGGACGTGCTGGTGGTCGCCCCGACCGGCTCGGGCAAGACGCTCGCCGCGTTCCTCGCCGCACTCGACCAGCTCACCTCGGCACCCGCGCCCGCCGACCCCCGCAAACGCTGCCGCGTGCTCTATGTGTCACCGCTCAAGGCCCTCGCGGTCGACGTGGAGCGCAACCTGCGCAGCCCCCTCACGGGCATCCGCCAGGAATCCGTGCGCCTGGGCCTGCCCGAGCCCGAGGTCAAGGTGGGCATCCGCTCCGGCGACACCCCGCCCGCCGAGCGCCGCGCCCTGGCCATCCGCCCGCCGGACATCCTGATCACCACCCCCGAGTCGCTGTTCCTGATGCTCACGTCGGCCACGCGCGACGCGCTGACCGGCGTGGAGACGGTGATCCTGGACGAGGTGCACGCGGTCGCGGGCACCAAACGCGGCGCGCATCTCGCGCTCTCCCTGGAGCGGCTGGACGAGCTGTTGCCGAGGCCCGCCCGCCGCATCGGCCTCTCCGCGACCGTCCGCCCGGTCGACGAGATCGCGCGTTACCTCTCCCCCCAGCGAAAGGTGGAGATCGTCCAGCCCAAGTCCGACAAGGAGTTCGACCTCTCGGTCGTCGTCCCGGTCGAGGACCTGGGCGAACTGGGCGGCTCCCCGGTCGCCGACGCGAACGAGGGAGCGGAACGGCCGTCCATCTGGCCGCACGTGGAGGAGCGGATCGCCGATCTCGTCCAGGCGCACCGCTCGACGATCGTGTTCGCCAACTCCCGCCGCCTCGCCGAGCGTCTGTGCAACCGGCTCAACGAGATCGCGTACGAGCGGGCCACCGGCGAACCCCTCGCCGAACACCACGCTCCCGCCGAGCTGATGGGCGGCTCGGGCGCGGCCCAGGGTGCCCCTCCGGTCATCGCCCGGGCCCACCACGGCTCGGTCTCCAAGGAGCAGCGCGCGCTCGTCGAGGAAGACCTCAAAGCGGGCCGACTGCCGGCTGTGGTGGCCACCTCCAGCCTCGAACTGGGCATCGACATGGGCGCAGTGGACCTGGTCGTCCAGGTCGAGTCACCCCCGTCCGTGGCCTCCGGGCTGCAACGCGTCGGCCGTGCCGGGCACCAGGTGGGCGCGGTCTCCACGGGCGTCGTCTTCCCCAAGTACCGGGGTGACCTCGTCCAGGCGGCCGTGGTCACCGAGCGCATGCGCACCGGTTCCATCGAGTCCCTGCGGGTCCCCGCCAACCCCCTGGACGTCCTCGCCCAGCAGCTCGTCGCGATGGTGGCGCTGGACACCTGGCAGGTCGACGACCTGCTGGCCACGGTCCGCCGGGCGGCGCCCTTCGCGTCCCTCCCGGAGTCGGCGTTCACCGCGGTCCTCGACATGCTCGCGGGCCGCTATCCGTCCGACGCGTTCGCGGAGTTGCGCCCGCGCGTGGTGTGGGACCGCGTCGCCGGCACGGTGACCGGCCGCCCGGGCGCACAGCGGCTCGCCGTCACCTCCGGGGGCACGATTCCCGACCGCGGGCTCTTCGGGGTCTTCCTCGCCGGCGCCGACCCCAAGAAGGGCGGCGGCCGGGTCGGCGAGCTGGACGAGGAGATGGTGTACGAGTCCCGCGTGGGGGACGTCTTCACCCTCGGTACGAGCTCCTGGCGCATCGAGGACATCACCCGCGACCGGGTCCTGGTGTCCCCCGCTCCCGGGGTCCCCGGCCGTCTCCCCTTCTGGAAGGGCGACCAGCTGGGCCGCCCGCTCGAACTGGGCCGCGCGGTGGGCGCGTTCCTGCGCGAGGTCGGCTCCCTGCCCGAGGAGGACGCCCGCCGCCGGCTCCTCGCCGCCGGACTCGACACCTGGGCCGCCGGCAACGTGATCTCCTACCTGGCCGAACAGCGCGAGGCCTGCGGGCACATCCCGGACGACCGGACCATCGTCGTGGAGCAGTTCCGGGACGAACTCGGCGACTGGCGGGTCGTCGTCCACTCCCCTTTCGGCGCCCAGGTCCACGCCCCGTGGGCACTCGCGCTCAGCGCCCGCCTGTCCGAGCGGTACGGCATGGACGCCCAGGTCATGCACGCCGACGACGGCATCGTGCTGCGTCTCCCGGACGCCGATCTGATGAGCCTGGACCTGCTCGACCAGGAGCCGGTGAGGGCCGGCCTGGAGTACGACGCGGAGAGGGCTCCCGTGGGCGCCGCGGACGTCGCCTTCGACAAGGGCGAGGTCAACCAGATCGTCACCGACCAGGTGGGCGGCTCCGCCCTGTTCGCGGCCCGCTTCCGCGAGTGCGCCGCGCGCGCCCTACTGCTCCCGCGCCGCAGCCCCGGCAAACGCACCCCGCTGTGGCAGCAACGCCAGCGGGCCTCCCAACTGCTCCAGGTGGCAAGCGAGTTCGGCTCGTTCCCCATCGTTCTCGAAGCGGTCCGCGAATGCCTCCAGGACGTCTTCGACGTGCCCGGTCTCGTGGAACTGATGGGTGACATCGAGTCCCGCAAGGTGCGCCTGGTCGAGGTCACCACCCCCGAGCCGTCCCCCTTCGCCCGCTCCCTCCTCTTCGGATACGTCGCACAGTTCCTGTACGAGGGTGACTCGCCGCTGGCCGAGCGGCGCGCCGCCGCCCTGTCGCTGGACTCGCGGCTGCTGGCCGAGTTGCTGGGCCAGGCGGAGCTGCGCGAACTGCTCGACGCCGAGGTCCTGGCCGAACTGGAGCGGGAACTCCAGTGGCTCACCGAGGACCGGCGCGCGAAGGACGCCGAGAGCGTCGCGGACCTGCTGCGTCTGCTCGGCCCGCTCACCGACGCCGAGCTGGCCGGGCGCGGCGCCGATCCGCAGTGGGCCCGGGAGCTGGCAGGCGCGCGTCGCGCGATCCGGGTCCGCATCGGCGGCGCCGACCACTGGGCGGCGATCGAGGACGCGGGCCGTCTGCGCGACGCGCTCGGCACGGCGTTGCCCGTGGGCGTCCCGGAGGCCTTCACCGAGCCGGTCAAGGACCCGCTCGGCGACCTCCTCGCCCGCCACGCCCGCACCCACGGCCCGTTCACCTCAGCCACGGCGGCCACCCGTTTCGGCCTGGGCGTGGCGGTCACCGAGGGCGCGCTTCATCGTCTGGCAGCGAGTGGCCGCGTCGTACAAGGGGAGTTCCACCCGGCCGGCATCGGCCAGGAGTGGTGCGACGCGGCGGTTCTGCGCCGCCTCCGGCGCCGTTCCCTGGCCGCCCTGCGGCACGAACTGGAGCCGGTGCCGCCCGCGGCGCTCGCGCAGTTCCTGCCGCAGTGGCAGCACGTCGGCAAGGGCCACGGTCTGCGCGGCGTCGACGGGCTGGTGCGCGCGGTCGAGCAGTTGCAGGGCGCCTCCGTGCCGGCGTCGGCCCTGGAGAAGCTGGTCCTGCCGTCCCGGGTGGCGAACTACGCCCCCGCGATGCTCGACGAGCTCACGGCGGCCGGGGAGATCGTCTGGGCCGGGGCGGGCGCCCTCCCCGGCAAGGACGGCTGGGTGTCCCTGTACCTGGCGGACACGGCCCCGCTCCTCCTGCCACCGCCCCACCCCCTGGAACCCACCGCACTCCACCAGTCCGTCCTCGACGCCCTCACCGGGGGCTACGGGCTCTTCTTCCGCCAGATCGCCGACCAGGTCCGCGCCACCACGCACCCGGACGCCACCGATCCCCAGCTGGCCGACACCGTCTGGGACCTGGCCTGGTCGGGCCGGCTCACCAACGACACGCTCGCCCCGATGCGCTCTCTCCTCGGCTCGGGCCGTACGGCAGGCTCGACGGCACACCGGGCGAAACGCGCCGTCCCGCGCGGCAGATACGGCTCGCTGACGGCCGCCGCCCGCCCAGCCTCCCGCAGCGGTCCGCCGACCGTGGCGGGCCGCTGGTCCCTGCTCCCCGGACCTGAGCCCGACCCCACCGTCCGCGCCCACGCCCTGGCCCGCACCCTGCTGGACCGCCACGGGGTGGTGACCCGGGGAGCCGTTTCCGCGGAGGGCGTCGAGGGCGGCTTCTCGGCCGTGTACCGCATCCTCTCCGCCTTCGAGGACAGCGGTCAGGCCCGTCGCGGCTACGTGGTGGAGGGCCTCGGCGCCGCCCAGTTCGCCATGGACGGCGCGGTGGACCGCCTCAGGGCAACAGCGAACGCCCGGGACCGCGGCGACTCCCACCCCGCCCCGGCCTTCGGCACCGGCACGGCCGGCGCGCACGAAACCGCCTCCCCCGCCGACCACGGCTTCACAAAGGACTTCGACCTCGGCCTCGACCTCGACTTCGGCTCCGAATCCCCCCACGCCCCCGTCGCACAGAGCGGACACGCCTCCAGCCACGGTTTCGCCGGAAGCGCCCTGCCCCGGGCCGCCTCCTCCGAGGCCGGCCGTGCCGTCGTCCTCGCCGCCGCCGATCCGGCGAACGCGTACGGTGGTGCGCTGCCCTGGCCCGAACCCCCGACCGGCGCCGGCCACAAACCGGGCCGCAAGGCGGGTTCACTGGTGGTACTGGTCGACGGGGAACTGACGCTCTACATGGAGCGCGGCGGCAAGACGCTGCTCGCCTGGCCCTCCGAACCGGACGGCCGGACCACCGAGGACCCGCGTCTGCGCGCGGCGTCGGAAGCCCTCTCCACTGCGGCCCGCGCGGGTTCCCTCGGCACCGTCACGGTGGAGCGAGTCAACGGCGCCTCGGCCCTGACCTCCCCCTTCGGCACCCTCCTGGAAGGAGCGGGCTTCATCGCGACCCCCCGCGGACTACGCCTCCGCGCCTGA
- a CDS encoding DNA-formamidopyrimidine glycosylase family protein, whose product MPEGDTVWQAAKRLHNALAGTVLTRSDLRVPRYATADLTGRAVLEVTPRGKHLLTRVEGGLTLHSHLRMDGAWKVYENGRRWSGGPSHQIRAILGTADRTAVGYRLPVLELLRTTDEHRAVGHLGPDLLGPDWDPDQALANLLADPARSLGEALLDQRNLAGIGNVYKSELCFLLGATPWLPVGALPADRTAKLPALAKKLLEANRDRPVRSTTGRRGQDLFVYGRAPRPCLRCRTPVRVANQGDGSRERPTYWCPACQLGPAPAPGAARTQRKPLPYD is encoded by the coding sequence ATGCCCGAAGGTGACACGGTCTGGCAGGCCGCGAAGCGACTGCACAACGCACTCGCCGGCACGGTACTGACCCGTTCCGACCTCCGTGTGCCCAGGTACGCCACGGCCGACCTCACCGGCCGCGCCGTCCTGGAGGTCACCCCGCGCGGCAAACACCTCCTCACCCGTGTCGAGGGCGGCCTGACCCTGCACTCGCATCTGCGGATGGACGGCGCCTGGAAGGTGTACGAGAACGGCCGACGCTGGAGCGGCGGCCCGTCCCACCAGATCCGGGCGATCCTCGGCACCGCGGACCGCACCGCCGTCGGCTACCGCCTCCCCGTGCTCGAACTGCTGCGCACCACCGACGAACACCGGGCGGTCGGCCATCTCGGCCCCGACCTCCTGGGCCCGGACTGGGACCCCGACCAGGCTCTCGCCAACCTCCTCGCGGACCCTGCCCGCTCTCTGGGCGAAGCGCTGCTCGACCAGCGCAATCTCGCCGGCATCGGCAACGTCTACAAGAGCGAGCTGTGCTTCCTCCTGGGCGCCACCCCCTGGCTCCCTGTCGGCGCCCTGCCCGCCGACCGCACCGCGAAGCTGCCCGCCCTCGCGAAGAAGCTCCTCGAAGCCAACCGGGACCGCCCGGTCCGCAGTACGACGGGCCGCCGCGGCCAGGACCTCTTCGTGTACGGCCGGGCACCGCGCCCCTGTCTGCGCTGCCGAACCCCCGTCCGCGTCGCCAACCAGGGCGACGGCTCCCGCGAACGCCCCACCTACTGGTGCCCGGCCTGCCAACTGGGCCCGGCCCCCGCCCCCGGAGCCGCCAGGACACAGCGGAAGCCACTCCCGTACGACTGA
- a CDS encoding SDR family NAD(P)-dependent oxidoreductase, with product MPVQAYDLTGRTAFVTGAASGIGRASAVLLAEAGALVHCADRDAQGLHETATLIKGMGGTARTHHLDVTDRAQVRQAVAACERLDVMAAVAGIMHSSPVLETRDEDLDRVLGINFKGVLYACQEAARVMISRNTRGSIVTMASGAVDTGNPGLLCYGVAKAAVVQLTKTLAAEIGRHGIRVNAVAPGWIRTPMTDRHDGEAQARTEALMSRMAPLGRVGEPEEVAHAVLHLASDASAFTTGQILRPNGGVAMPW from the coding sequence ATGCCCGTACAGGCGTACGACCTCACCGGACGCACCGCATTCGTCACCGGGGCCGCCAGCGGCATCGGACGCGCATCCGCCGTACTGCTCGCCGAGGCGGGCGCCCTGGTGCACTGTGCCGACCGGGACGCGCAGGGACTGCACGAGACGGCGACCCTGATCAAGGGCATGGGCGGCACAGCCCGTACCCATCACCTGGACGTCACCGACCGGGCCCAGGTCCGGCAGGCCGTGGCCGCGTGCGAGCGACTGGACGTCATGGCGGCGGTCGCCGGGATCATGCACAGCAGTCCCGTCCTGGAGACCCGCGACGAGGATCTCGACCGGGTCCTCGGCATCAACTTCAAGGGGGTGCTCTACGCCTGCCAGGAGGCGGCCCGCGTGATGATCTCCCGGAACACCAGGGGCAGCATCGTCACCATGGCCTCGGGCGCCGTCGACACGGGCAACCCCGGCCTGCTCTGCTACGGCGTCGCGAAGGCAGCCGTGGTCCAGCTGACGAAGACGCTGGCCGCCGAGATCGGCCGCCACGGCATCCGCGTCAACGCGGTCGCGCCGGGCTGGATCCGTACCCCGATGACCGACCGCCACGACGGCGAGGCGCAGGCGCGCACCGAGGCTCTGATGTCCCGGATGGCCCCGCTGGGCCGGGTCGGCGAACCGGAGGAGGTCGCCCACGCGGTACTGCACCTGGCGTCCGACGCGTCGGCGTTCACGACGGGCCAGATCCTCCGCCCGAACGGCGGCGTGGCGATGCCCTGGTAG
- a CDS encoding helix-turn-helix domain-containing protein has translation MILLRRLLGDVLRRQRQRQGRTLREVSSSARVSLGYLSEVERGQKEASSELLSAICDALDVRMSELMREVSDDLALAELAQSAAANEPVPTPVRPRLGSVSVAGVPPERVTIKAPAEAVDVVAA, from the coding sequence ATGATTCTGCTCCGTCGCCTGTTGGGTGACGTGCTGCGTCGGCAGCGCCAGCGCCAGGGCCGTACTCTGCGCGAAGTCTCCTCGTCCGCCCGAGTCTCACTCGGCTATCTCTCCGAGGTGGAGCGGGGGCAGAAGGAGGCATCCTCCGAGCTGCTGTCCGCGATCTGCGACGCGCTGGACGTACGGATGTCCGAGCTCATGCGGGAAGTGAGCGACGATCTCGCTCTCGCCGAGCTGGCCCAGTCTGCTGCGGCCAACGAACCTGTGCCCACGCCGGTGCGTCCAAGGCTGGGTTCCGTATCGGTGGCCGGTGTGCCACCGGAACGGGTGACCATCAAGGCGCCCGCAGAAGCGGTGGATGTCGTCGCCGCCTGA
- a CDS encoding CinA family protein, translated as MSSVAADVVRLLTVRGETLAVAESLTGGLVAAEITSVPGASKAFRGAVTAYATELKHQVLGVDAALLAGRGAVDPQVAAQMAAGARRVLGADWGVATTGVAGPEPQDGQPVGTVFVAVDGPRTADSHGESGGKVAALRLNGSRAEIRMESVRSVLALLLEEIAGEQTGNERAQDTEQNGGT; from the coding sequence GTGAGTTCCGTCGCCGCCGACGTGGTGAGACTACTCACGGTGAGGGGTGAGACGCTCGCTGTCGCGGAGTCCCTCACCGGTGGTCTGGTCGCGGCGGAGATCACATCGGTGCCCGGCGCCTCCAAGGCGTTCCGGGGCGCGGTGACGGCGTACGCGACCGAACTGAAGCACCAGGTGCTGGGTGTCGACGCCGCGCTGCTGGCCGGCCGGGGAGCGGTGGATCCGCAGGTCGCGGCCCAGATGGCGGCCGGAGCCCGGAGGGTTCTCGGCGCCGACTGGGGTGTCGCGACGACCGGTGTCGCCGGCCCGGAGCCGCAGGACGGGCAGCCCGTCGGGACGGTTTTCGTGGCCGTGGACGGCCCTCGCACAGCGGATTCCCATGGGGAAAGTGGCGGAAAAGTGGCGGCGCTGCGGTTGAACGGCTCCCGGGCGGAAATTCGTATGGAGAGTGTACGGAGCGTACTCGCACTCCTCCTGGAGGAGATCGCGGGCGAACAGACCGGAAACGAGCGGGCACAGGATACGGAACAGAACGGGGGGACCTGA
- the pgsA gene encoding CDP-diacylglycerol--glycerol-3-phosphate 3-phosphatidyltransferase: MTGVPASAAGGSSSARNAKSVPGAVSVPGVMGATGAVGPSVAPAPFGATAGSGVSGSPPDPLVSGDQEGGKAVRGGKLGAAAVNQASLWNIANILTMIRLLLVPGFVALMLADGGYDPAWRSLAWAAFAVAMITDIFDGHLARTYDLVTDFGKIADPIADKAIMGSALICLSALGDLPWWVTGVILGRELGITLLRFVVIRYGVIPASRGGKLKTLTQGVAVGMYVLALTGPLATLRFWVMAAAVVLTVVTGLDYVRQAIVLRRQGIADRAAASTEAER, translated from the coding sequence ATGACCGGAGTCCCGGCATCCGCAGCGGGCGGCTCCTCCAGCGCGCGGAACGCCAAGAGCGTGCCGGGTGCGGTGAGTGTGCCGGGCGTGATGGGTGCCACCGGGGCCGTCGGCCCCTCGGTCGCCCCCGCGCCCTTCGGCGCCACTGCGGGCTCCGGGGTGTCCGGGTCCCCTCCCGACCCCCTGGTTTCCGGTGATCAGGAGGGTGGGAAGGCGGTGCGTGGCGGGAAGCTGGGGGCCGCGGCCGTCAATCAGGCCAGCCTCTGGAACATCGCGAACATTCTTACGATGATCCGCCTGCTGCTTGTCCCGGGTTTCGTCGCGCTGATGCTGGCCGACGGCGGGTACGACCCGGCCTGGCGCTCGCTCGCCTGGGCGGCCTTCGCCGTCGCCATGATCACCGACATCTTCGACGGCCATCTGGCGCGCACGTACGACCTCGTCACCGACTTCGGGAAGATCGCCGACCCCATCGCCGACAAGGCGATCATGGGATCGGCGCTGATCTGTCTCTCCGCGCTCGGTGATCTGCCGTGGTGGGTGACCGGTGTGATCCTCGGTCGCGAGCTCGGGATCACGCTGCTGCGCTTCGTCGTGATCCGTTACGGCGTGATCCCCGCGAGCCGCGGAGGCAAGCTCAAGACGCTCACGCAGGGCGTGGCCGTAGGGATGTACGTGCTGGCTCTGACGGGACCGCTAGCCACCTTGAGGTTCTGGGTGATGGCCGCGGCGGTGGTGCTGACCGTGGTGACCGGGCTGGACTACGTAAGACAGGCCATTGTGCTGCGCAGGCAGGGAATCGCCGACCGCGCGGCCGCGTCCACGGAGGCGGAACGGTGA
- the rimO gene encoding 30S ribosomal protein S12 methylthiotransferase RimO: protein MPERRTVALVTLGCARNEVDSEELAGRLEADGWQLVEDAEDADVAVVNTCGFVEAAKKDSVDALLEANDLKGHGRTQAVVAVGCMAERYGKELAEALPEADGVLGFDDYADISDRLRTILNGGIHASHTPRDRRKLLPISPAERQGAGAGIALPGHGAAADSDTAPAAGPVEPAEAPADLPEGVAPVSGPRAPLRRRLDGAPVASVKLASGCDRRCTFCAIPSFRGSFISRRPSDVLNETRWLAEQGVKEVMLVSENNTSYGKDLGDIRLLESLLPELAGVDGIERVRVSYLQPAEMRPGLIDVLTSTPKVAPYFDLSFQHSAPDVLRAMRRFGDTDRFLELLDTIRSKAPQAGVRSNFIVGFPGETEADLAELERFLTNARLDAIGVFGYSDEDGTEAATYENKLDEDVVEARLARVSRLAEELVSQRAEERVGETVRVLVESVGGEEGAYGRGAHQAPETDGQVLFTNFEDFTGLDSGEELSVGRMVEAKVVGTEGVDLLAELLPGSIGSLACSHSEEAAR, encoded by the coding sequence ATGCCTGAACGCCGTACCGTCGCACTTGTCACTCTTGGCTGCGCCCGTAACGAGGTGGACTCGGAGGAGCTCGCAGGCCGCTTGGAGGCGGACGGCTGGCAACTCGTGGAGGACGCCGAGGACGCGGACGTCGCCGTCGTCAACACCTGTGGCTTCGTCGAGGCCGCCAAGAAGGACTCCGTCGACGCCCTTCTGGAGGCCAACGACCTCAAGGGGCACGGCAGAACCCAGGCCGTCGTGGCGGTGGGCTGCATGGCCGAGCGGTACGGCAAGGAACTCGCCGAGGCCCTCCCCGAGGCGGACGGCGTGCTCGGCTTCGACGACTACGCCGACATCTCCGACCGCCTCCGGACCATCCTGAACGGCGGCATCCACGCCTCGCACACCCCGCGCGACCGCCGCAAGCTGCTGCCGATCAGCCCGGCGGAGCGGCAGGGCGCCGGTGCGGGGATCGCTCTTCCGGGGCACGGTGCCGCCGCGGACTCCGACACCGCCCCGGCCGCCGGTCCGGTGGAACCGGCCGAGGCTCCCGCCGACCTTCCCGAAGGCGTCGCTCCGGTCTCCGGCCCCCGTGCGCCACTGCGCCGGCGGCTCGACGGCGCGCCCGTCGCCTCGGTGAAGCTCGCTTCAGGCTGCGACCGGCGCTGCACGTTCTGCGCCATCCCGTCCTTCCGCGGCTCCTTCATCTCGCGTCGCCCCAGCGACGTACTGAACGAGACCAGGTGGCTCGCCGAGCAGGGCGTCAAGGAGGTCATGCTGGTCTCCGAGAACAACACCTCGTACGGCAAGGACCTGGGTGACATCCGGCTGCTGGAGTCGCTGCTGCCCGAGCTCGCGGGCGTCGACGGCATCGAGCGGGTGCGAGTGAGCTACCTCCAGCCCGCCGAGATGCGCCCGGGCCTCATCGACGTGCTGACCTCGACCCCGAAGGTCGCCCCCTACTTCGACCTCTCCTTCCAGCACTCCGCGCCCGACGTGCTGCGCGCGATGCGGCGCTTCGGTGACACGGACCGCTTTCTGGAGCTGCTCGACACCATTCGGAGCAAGGCGCCGCAGGCCGGCGTGCGGTCCAACTTCATCGTGGGCTTCCCGGGCGAGACCGAGGCCGATCTGGCGGAGCTGGAGCGGTTCCTGACCAACGCGCGTCTGGACGCCATCGGTGTCTTCGGGTATTCCGACGAGGACGGCACCGAAGCGGCGACGTACGAGAACAAGCTGGACGAGGACGTGGTCGAGGCGCGGCTCGCCCGGGTGTCGCGGCTCGCCGAGGAACTGGTCTCGCAGCGTGCGGAGGAGCGCGTCGGTGAGACGGTGCGCGTGCTGGTCGAGTCGGTCGGTGGCGAGGAGGGCGCGTACGGCCGTGGCGCGCACCAGGCGCCGGAGACCGACGGGCAGGTGCTGTTCACCAACTTCGAGGATTTCACGGGCCTCGACAGCGGCGAAGAGCTGAGTGTCGGTCGTATGGTCGAGGCGAAAGTGGTCGGCACGGAAGGTGTCGACCTGCTGGCCGAGCTGCTCCCCGGCTCGATCGGCTCGCTCGCGTGTTCGCATTCAGAGGAGGCAGCCAGATGA